In the Hordeum vulgare subsp. vulgare chromosome 7H, MorexV3_pseudomolecules_assembly, whole genome shotgun sequence genome, one interval contains:
- the LOC123410165 gene encoding uncharacterized protein LOC123410165, which yields MGEHAYDHSSGSSSGMSPSTPPVQQQQQRRGSSRHAMVPRAATTRPAIRIIHIIAPEIIKTDVDNFRDLVQRLTGRHHHQPADATADDDDNSKAVTVDVAPTPPSPVEEKPQPQKKRPAPVAALADDFLVQQENRRRKKIKCEVVKVEEGGFGYGGGDLDFSGLWVDLNPGGFLSFLEEDVFQGMLAPDLLQQPLGAPPRMDLVGEMCASYLA from the coding sequence ATGGGGGAGCACGCGTACGACCACAGCAGCGGCAGCAGTAGCGGCATGAGCCCGTCGACGCCGccggtgcagcagcagcagcagcgcagAGGCTCCTCGCGCCACGCGATGGTGCCCAGGGCCGCCACGACGCGGCCGGCCATAAGGATCATCCACATCATCGCGCCGGAGATCATCAAGACCGACGTCGACAACTTCCGGGACCTCGTGCAGCGCCTCACCGGGAGGCACCACCACCAGCCGGCTGACGCCACggcggacgacgacgacaacagcaaggcGGTGACGGTGGACGTGGCGCCCACGCCGCCCTCGCCGGTAGAGGAGAAACCGCAGCCGCAGAAGAAGAGACCGGCACCAGTGGCGGCGCTGGCCGACGATTTCTTGGTGCAACAGGAGaacaggaggaggaagaagatcaagtgcgaggtggtgaaggtggaggaagGAGGGTTCGGCTATGGCGGCGGCGACCTCGACTTCAGCGGGCTGTGGGTGGATCTCAACCCCGGGGGATTCCTGAGCTTCTTGGAGGAGGACGTCTTCCAGGGGATGCTGGCTCCTGACTTGCTGCAGCAGCCTCTAGGGGCGCCGCCGAGGATGGATTTGGTTGGTGAAATGTGCGCCTCCTACCTGGCTTAG